AAAAAGCAGCAAGGCGTTTCAGATGGTTTTTAGGCATTTTTGCAGACGATGGCGCTAAAATCCTATAacgaacattaaaaaaaatattgcgtgcgtgtgtgtgtgtgtggtgtgtgtgtgtgtgtgtgtgtgtgtgtgtgtgtgtgtgtgtgtgtgtgtgtgtgtgtgtgtgtgtgtgtgtgtgtgtgtgtgtgtgtgtgtgtgtgtgtgtgtgtattatatattttaatatatataaacaaaatggCTTACATGgcttgcttttttttaaatactgtgaagtttaactggttaTTAAACGGCGTAGGCCTAATTTAATTAAGAGCTGGCTCTTATCCCTCTTTAtccataaaacataaaaaatatcttaaatgtttatttaaattcactttatttaaaaatatctgTGCTCAGTAAATGTTTGTGTACGCTCTAAAATAACcaaaaataacagtaaaatgtattattaaaatgactaaaaaaaatAGATAGCTGATATGCAtagataataaaatatattgtctAGGGTTGTCAGATACCCTCGTatagaaatattaaaatgatagtcaaatttaaaattaaaacgaTACGTTGTACTCGAATACGTTGCTTTGTTGTCACGCAATCATACTCATccactttaatggttttatattgttgtaatcataagaagaagaaaaactaCTCGTCCCAACATGCCCCTCACATCTTGCTGCACAGCCAATGGGGGAGATTTTATTTTGGCGCTGAGACAGAGGCCTCAAGCAGAGGGGCTTTTGTTACAGCTAGAGGGAGGGAGACGgctataataaaatatatgggAGCCAAATTTCCCTAGGTCTGCAGGAGCATCCCGCAAAAAACGGGGCCTCTCCCGATTCCACAGCCACACATCCTATCATGGGGATCGACATACGACTGATCTAGCCCCATTTTCTTTCCAAACAACggattagattaaaaaaaacgtGGAGTCATAGGTCTTTGTGTTGATATATGTATGTTAACTGCAGCAGGAATCCAGTTTATTTGGTGTATTTGTTTAGAATGGAACACGCTGAAGGTACAGACGCTTTTATTCTACCGCTGTTTCGATGCTTCGTTTCATAATATCGCGTTGAATCCAAACAAACGCTGCATGCATTTCTGTTTTTGTTACTGTAAAGCAATGGTTTTCATCACACCTTTTCCTGGTGGAAATGTAATATGGCCAATTTGATTTAAAGGGGCACGGGCAGCCATGTTGGCATGTTCGCATTCACTTCTTCAGTTTTTAAGGCTCTCCGCATGATGCAGTTTACTAAGAAAAATACCGTTTTACATCAAAACGTCTGTTTAAAATATTTCCCAGTGATAAACCAGAGATATACGTGTATTATTGTTTTCCCCATGTACACATACATTAGCACATCCGCTAACGTCGCCTTTCATATAATGCAGCGACATTACACGGGTCCGCTTTACAAGGCTGTTGGGGAAAACACGATTTGTTTTTTAACTACACAATACattcatttttgtttatttgtggcCCATATATCATTTACATTaagttgtgtgtgtttatacatTAATAATATGCTTATATCGGCTTTGTTTTGTTATCCAGAAAACGCTAGCAGGCTAATGTTAGCCAACTGCTGGTCATTGCAGGTTTGTTTCTTTGACATGAAACAATGTTTCAGTTTGGTTTGTTTAGAAACAGTATTTAATTGTTATGTGGCATTTAGGGATGTAGTTCATGTGCTAAAATAGTCTTAAGCTAGTTGTTTTATGTCTGCCCTTACTGGACAGACAAAACAAGCAAAATAGACGACAAAAAACACTGCTTTGATAGTAAATATTAAATTCGGCCAGCATGCATGTTTACTTCTAATTAAAGGGAGAGAACCATATAAAAATAGAGACGTTCAAAAgatgatttaatttaattaattacattaatgTTGTAATGCATTGTTGACAAATGTACAGGGAAGTAGTATGAGGAAATTGTTTTGGACATGTTTGATCGGAAGTAAATATGCTGAACAAGCTGTGTGACTTCAATCAATTTTCTAACTTAAGTTTCCACTCTAAATTCCAGGGAAAGTTGGCATAACTTAAAGAATGCTAGAGTAAACTTTATCCCTTGGGAGGGCGATTGCAGCCTGATATCCTCAGACTTATTTGTGCAAAACATTAACCACAAATTCTTGACCCATCTTGTATCAGAATAAGGTTATAAAAtggtttaataaacatttttgctTGGAGCAATGTTTCACAAATGTGATAAGATGAGGTATCATGTTTTTATGCatcataaacacatttttttctccTCCTTATATCAGCAGACCCTGTAAGAAAAAGGGAAACTTAAGGATGCTGGAGCAGAACAATGGATTTCTCCTTCTCTTTCATGCAAGGGATCATGGGAAACACAATTCAGCAACCCCCTCAGCTTATTGACTCAGCCAACATCAGACAGGATGATGTCTATGAAGCCATCAGTGACCCAGGAGATGATGGAGGACAGCAAAACTTTGAGTCTCCTTTGGAGTCAGGTTTTTCTTACCCTGCTGAAGACCTCCCAGTTATTACAAACGGTTACCCAACGGGTGTAGGTACCTATGAGCAACAGGCCAAGTTTGCCTTGTACTCTCAGTTCCCCAATGGTTCAGCTAATGGCTACGGCGCCATACGAAACTATGGTGATCATGGTTTGCTGCTTGGTGAAGGCACAGTATTGAGACCCCCAGTGGTCCAGGAGAAGCCTCCAACACACATCTCACCTCTGCCTCATCCCCATCATCACCACCAGCCTCATCATCCTCctcaccatcaccaccatcagCAGCAACACCACCCACATAACCCGCCGCTTTTACCTCACCACCATCACCCGCCTCCTGCCTCTCACCTAATGCCTCAAGTCTTGCCGCCCCCTCCTCCCTTGCTCTTGCCTTCTTCGCCACCCCTCCTGTCACCTCAAGAAAGCACTGTCTCCAACCCCACTGTGCAATCTATCGCCACTCCCAAAAAGACCAGCTCCCCAGAGATCAAAATAAAGATCATTAAGACCTACCAGAACGGTAGGGAGCTGTTCGAGTCCTCATTGTGTGGGGACCTGCTGCAAGAGTTTCAGGCTGGCGAGGCTTCAAGGAGAAGGCATGAGCAGAAGAAGGAGAAGAGGAAAAAGAGAAGCAGCAGACATGGTGCTTGTCAAGAAGAGGAGAGCCAGCAGCAATGCAAAGGCGAGGAGGAACGGTCGGGGGTTGTCCACAACCCCGCACAGCCCAGTGAAGGTCATGTTGCATTCAGAGAAGAGCAACCTTCTTCAACACTCAATAGCCCCAAAGCAGAACCCAAGGAACAGAAAGTAAGTTTCATATTTTTGACATGTCTATTGTCGTTCCACTTTGGAAGTCTTGGGAATCTCAGGTTTGCGAGATTCAAGGTTACTGTTCCTGTTCATCTGAGACCATCTTGTGTTCTTTTTTAGGTCGAAAAGCAATTTCCTTCGGTCATCACTAGCACTGGCTCTTGTCAAGAGTATGAGATCGGTGACTTGGTGTGGGCTAAGGTTGGGACGTATCCTTGGTGGCCGTGCATGGTGTCATCCGACCCTCAGTCAAACGTTCATATACGTCTTAATACAAGAGGTAATTTATCTACTACAAGTTCATACAAGTATATTCTTAAGGTTAGAATACTCGCCAAAAAtctattgattcatgattcggatcgccaatgtcacgtgatttcagcagtttgacacgcgatccaaatcatgaatcaataagctgattcatgaccgtttgaatctttatttgaggtttgaaaacaaatgtggaagagaagacaatgctgaataaagtcgtagtttttgttattttttgaccaaaacatattttcgatgcttcaagagattccaactaactaactgatgtcacatatgggctACTTTGatgatacatttaatttttgggtgaactaaccctttaaagaaaaaATTTCTATAATTTTTTCAGTTATTTTAAAGTTGATTTTTAGTTtagaatgtaatgtttttttccttATGTACAGCATAGTCTACATACATTCACTATATGTTTTCATAggctttattattttatattggaTGACAGCACTGGGCAGGATGTGTAATAACATTGTTTAAAAGTATACATAAAAATTAATTACgtttttgtaatgtataataattTGTAGATTTTCTTCATTCGATTAATCAAAAAAATTGTCGACAGATTAATAATTTGTCAAAATAATCATTGATGTTTCTAATATCTTGCTTCCATGGTTCCTGAAAGGTGTTAAGGAATACCATGTGCAATTCTTTGGGAGTGTCCCTGAGAGGGCCTGGATCCATGAGAAAAGAATTGTGGTGTACCAGGGTGAAAGCCAATTTGATGAGCTGCAAGCAGAAACACTCCGAAAGACAACCAACCCAACGGAGAAACAAAAGGTATCCTTTAACTCTACATTTGGTGGCCTCCTTTCTGTGGTAATTTCTGAGTTCTCATGCTgtggtttatatattttatagttGCTGAAGCCTCAGTCACAGAAGGAGCGTGCCCAGTGGAAAGTGGGCGTAGGTCACGCGGAAGCTGCACTGCAAATGACACGAGAAGAACGCAACGAGAACTATACCTTCATTTACATTGACAAGGAACCAGGTGCTGCTGCTACAGCTgcagctgctgctgcttcttctactgttgctgctgctgatgtTACTGTTGCTGAACCTGTGACCCCACCAAGGGCAACTGGTAAAAACCGGCCTGAACGCAAGCAGAGACGCTCTAAAGGTAGCGCCGGAGCCAAAGAGGAGCCTGTGCCTCGTCGGCAGCAGCCGCGGAGACAATGCAGTATCAATAGTAGTGGGGAACCGTCATCTCCCAATAAGGGAGAGGATGATATGGAGCAAGAGCAACCCCGTAGCCCCCCAAAACCAGATCCCCACCCGCAGAAACCCTCCACACCTCCAGTCGGAACACCTTGGAGGACCGCTGCAGCCCGCAAGCTCCTCCCACTCTCCATTACCATGAAGAAACTCAATGTGGAAATCATAAAGTGCGACTGGCAACTCCCAAAACAAAAGGTGGACTTACCTAAGAAGACCGAGAGTGAGGAGAGGCCCATCGATCAGGTTCAGTCGCCTGAGGTAAGAATGGAAAAAATGCTCGTGAACATGTGAGTCTGTTACAGTATATAATATCATGTCACCTTTGAGCACGGTCATGTCAGCTTCATAAAGAAATGTGGAAAGGTaatttcaaaaatacatttttaaatggctATAACTTCTTCAGTATGAATAGTATTTCCCCCAAGTTACTACAACTATGCAATAAAGTAAAAATAggaaatgtatatatatttttcattagtgtgtatatgtttatgtatattaaatgttcCAAATTATTTTGCTAGTGGCATATCAGCAGgatttcattgttttatttcacCATATATTGTTAGATAACTGGTATCAATCTCAGACAGGTTTGTTAAATAGTTTGCCAGGTCTACTTAGGTACATGGAAACTACTTAAAAGAGGTTGTTCCATACTATTAAGCAAGTCACAGTTCTAATGCAAAATGGGGAGGATCTTTCTAAAGATAAAAAGGACGAAATGGAGCAATGTTATGCAAAAAGCACGAGAACAACTAATATTGTGTGAAAAATGAATTATAATCATAAGAATTGTAATTTACAGCACAAGAGAACTCGGTCACATAAGCTTACGGAAAGTTTCTGTCAAAAAAGGATAGCGATTAAAAAAAAGCCACTGTTGAGCTGGGAACAAGTTTAAAAATAAGTACTTTTTCAAACACTAAAATCTGAACGTGTGTTGTACTGAAATCTACTGATATGTAACTTGCATAATAAGTAATAAGTTGGAACACTAAATAgttgtgtatatgtatgtgtgtttgtgtgtgtgtgtgtgtatatatatatataaataaaatacagttgTGGTCAGAATGGTTGGCCCCCGTAGAAGAATTGAAAGTGGGggaaatcacattatgaaataaatgtttttctccaaaacatgttcgacacaattattggcacccctagaattttttttaagagtCAAATATCTCtgaactagcctgacaagccagacccacatcaaaatgtttggtctggaaactcactatTGACAGGGTTTAATCCGAGGGGcgagataaacggttgtctttcaaacaactggatagagctacaaccaaccagagcaacgtgaagcggagctagttgacagattaaactttcactgtatccggtcggcaaaactccgaacacatcttccctttttaagaatgacttcagtgctgttctctgttcttttctcagagaaaagcttaactccaagtcttccagagtcgcggtcaaagctgatttgaaagaccgctgttcgccagcttctgtgtttactagtagcatgcaagcgtaactcggccgtcattatgttaagcctcgCCCACCAACtccatacacgatgtgattggcctgaccagagtttgctttttacagctcagatgggtattgagagttgctagacgacactcaggattagatttgctgccgctagggtgtgtctagatttctaggctaacaacaGGGTGACTAGGAACATTAAATTGTCCAGCTATGACttgttttttacagaaatataaatatgaggaaacacaaaggccaaattccctcactcattcattacaatgagtaaaaccaaagaatatagttctggggccgtattcacaaaacatcttgaggctaaaagtagctcctaaTTTGCTGATTTATGagaaacttttaaaaaataatgggTGTGTCAGTCCTCAATTTAGGACTACAAAATTTTAGCTCTAAGAGTATTTCACAAGGTATTTTAGCGATAAAACTTACTCCTATATCTGTGAAAAGTTAGGAGTAGTCAAGAGGACTCCTAAGACACTAGaccaaatcacaaacaatcCTAATGGCCTTTATCCGTGTTCTCTCTTCCATTTTGCTTCCTGTCTACTCACTGTcctattataataaaaagtcaaataccataaataacatttatttaaataaaaaaagaagtctGATAACCTGTGCCAGTTGTTCACATTTACCAATCATATTTGCCATGCTGTTCGAGGGGATCAAGGGCTCTGAGCTCGGAATAAAGCCCAagcccagagtactcccccatATTCCCGGCTGGGCCGAGAGTGAGGAGTCGGGGTGGCGGAGGGGTGCAGAAAACTGTCGAGGTGGTGTATGCCTCCTCTCGAGCTGATTAGATGGTACTTCTCCTGAACTCtgtttataaaacataatttgttgCTTGAATGCCGCAATCATGAGGCTGACAATTAGTCTAAACAACATGCTTTTTTAATCAGTGTCACTCTACTTTGTTACTTTGTTTATACTTTGTTTTACAATATTTCTGATTAAATCACTGACCGAGACTCCTCCCCTGTCAACCAATCATTGTGGTCATAgttagtgtgatgacatcatccatagcAACAAGGTCAACTCCTCCCATACTTGTAGCTTAAAATTTCTCTCTCTTCCTTAGTAAAAGTTGCTCTCAGCAGCTCTGTGAATAGGTTTTAAGAGAAAACTTGTAACTAAGAACTTTTACTTCTTTTTAGTTCTTCCTTAGTGCTCTTTTATGAATACAGCCGATGATGTGCAGCGAAAGATTGTTGTGCTTAAATAGAAAGTGTTTTAAGAAATAAAGAAATTCCACTCAACTAAAGCTGTTACAAATCTTACTGTAAGAGGAAGTGTGTCTATATCTTCCTAATGCACGGTGAGCAGGAGAGTTTGAGTGGACAAGGATCAcagactctccaaggatcacagcTGGAGAATCGCAGatattagttgagtcttgggggtcagaaagcctaaaaaaatTATCAATTGGCAAGTACATCATAAGATGTTCAGGGaggtttcaagaaaaatcctcctcgctcatccagaaacaaactccaaGCACGTTCAGTTGTCCGACATGACTGGAACTTCAAATATGACCTGGttctatggtcagatgaaactaaaaaaaatatttggccCGGTTAAATACATGGTTAAATATGGTTAAAATGTTGTTGATGTACATGCAAAGCTATTAAAGTGTACTATTTGCTTAATATAACTAAGCTGCAGCTAGCTAACCTAAAATTAGGCCTCTGCACTTACTCTTCATGCATGCTGCTTAAGAAGAAATTGCACCTTTTCTGCCAAGCAGTTGTTGGTAGGATTTTCTTTAATGTTTCTTAATCTATTCCACAAAGGGCTCTAGTGATAAGGCAGAACCAGAGACGTGTTCCAGTGAAGAGGAGCGAGCTGCATCTCCCTCAGGCTGGAGTGACCAGGAGAGTGCTGAGCACGCTTCAGCAGAGCAATCCACAGGTATATATGAGGACAAACACAGAGTTACACAAACTCCCTTTGACAGAGATGTTCAGATGTCCTTTGCGGTAAAAGCCTATGAACACATTCTATGTGTGTGATACCAGAGAGAAAGCAGCAGCGCCGGTCTGTCCGAAGCCGTTCTGAGTCGGAGAAGAGTGTGGAACCAGTGCCAAAAAAGAAAGTGAAGAAAGAACAGGTAGAGTGcatatttgtacttttaattatttaacaGTGATGAATCAAACAAACCCATTTATTTGTATTCACCACCTACGTAGTTTCGCTTAAGGAATTATCCAAAGATGGCGATGCAAACCTGTTGTGTATATACttgtaatatttataattatatatttgtgGAGAACATTATTTGTACAGCACAATTCTTCAAAACTACTACATCTGGTAAACAGCACTTTGTTAAAATGCAATCTGTAATGGGCTAAACTTACATAAAAGGTGCCGTTTGTGTTGAAAAACTGCACTATTAGGGTGTGTTCTCACCTGTATTTCGGTGCTTACTTACAAATAAAGACAACACTGTTTGCGTGGATAAATGTACTCGTTTTTGTACGTAACCTGCATTTGATGGTATTTTGGCCAGCTGAGAACTtgtgaagagcttataaaatgtgcaaaggagtcaaaacagcgGTTGGGATccatccatcacacacacacacacacacacacacagaattaaTGCTCCtgacataaaacacacacacgcacacacacacacaaacgatCTGCTGTGAGGAGACGCAGTTCTGATGCCTGTATTGAACTATGATGGGCAAACTCACGACtatgacaagaaaaaaaaacgatatgtgagcattctgtcctttttaAGGTCTCCTCttcctgtttttgttttgtcattTCTCAGTTTGTCATTTCTCTGCTCTGTGTTGCATACATATATCATtcaaaccgcaccagagttcgtttggaagctgggagagacccatcttttcagcAGTCTTGGTCCACTTATTTGGTgcacaccagggttcggatggcagcgtttaCACGTTAACAGatcaatcgcaccagggttcttTTTAATTGgaccaaacatgccaagtgtgaacacacctttAAATGCATACAGAGCAAGGATTTACCTGCACATATAGACCTGGTCATGATACCAGCAGAAAAGAGACATAATGGTATATGCTGTGTATATATGCATGTCAAGTAGAAGGGGAACATCTAATAACTAACATGCCTTGTTTTTTGTTCTGCAGGCTGAAACAGCACCTCAGATGGATTTCAAAACAGGATCTCAAAAAGGTGCTTGACTGCAAGAggaattttacatttatgattTTCTAAATAGGTTTATTAAATGAGCCCAATATCCCCCTACTTACACTACTTCAATCCTGTAGGTGCCAGTGAGATCTCAGACTCGTGTAAACCACTGAAGAAACGCAGCAGAGCATCCACTGATGTGGAGATGGCCAGCTCACTGTACAGAGATACTTCTGATTCTGACTCCAGAGGCCTCAATGACCCACAGGTAAGACTAGACTCAAAAAGGCAGCCACAGTAACAGCACTGACTGTCATCTGAGTGATACAGCCCTTATTGGGTTACACAATTATGAGAAATGTGTTTATTTGAATGTCTTACATGTTTTGTAGCCAAATGAAGTGgttataaaataaagtaaaacaaaaaattcCATCCATTTGCATCTCTGGTAGACTGGATTTGGGAAGCGCTCGGACAGTCCTGCTACAGTAGATGCAGACGGATCTGATGCACAGTCTGTGGACTCCAGCCTGTCCCGTCAAGGAGGAAGTTCCTCAAAAAAGGACACAGTCTGCCATGTGAGCACTATAAACACTATTTAtacaacattatatataatgGCAATATACTGTTCAAAGGTTTGAGGGCGGTAAGTGTTTTTTTCCTCCCTCTTATGCTCAcaaagtctgcatttatttgattaaaaaatacagtaaaaacagtaatattatcaAATATTGCAATTTTATATAACTGGTTTCAATTTTAAtattatgtaatttattcctaaaGTGTCAAAGCAttcttatcaatgttgaaaacagcagactgcttcatattttaattatgaactgtgattcatttttttcaggattttttttttgttgttgagtagaaacttcaaaagaacagcaatctaactaaataaaaatatacaagcTAACCCCAAATGTTTAAACAGTAGTCTATTATATGAATAATTGTTATATTTATCAATTTATTGCTAGATAAAGTCTTTCTCATTTTCATAGCATCCACAGACATGAAAAATATTAGTTGGGAATATGTATGACTCTTTCTGGTGTAATAAGAATCTGTTGTTGTGGTTCTTCTGTACAATGTCATAGGTGTGTGAAACTTTCGGGGATTCTTTGGTGAGCTGTGAGGGAGACTGTAACAGGCTGTTTCATCCAGAGTGTATCGGCTCTAACGGtggaacagagggtgaacttcTGTGTCCAGAGTGTAAGACAGGTGAGCAATACATCTGATTTGTGATCAGATTTTCAAAAGTTGTAACCAATTAAACAACCCACCAAACACATTGGAAAAATAGCTTGTAAAAAACATCTCTGTTCGAAAAGATCATTCATTTAGGGGCTTTTGCACCAGAAGAACCTTTTCATAGTTCATAGAACTATTGGTGGAAGTAGCcagggtttttttgttttgttattgctGTTCGGACTGCAGGAACTGAGAACAATTTTAGTTCTAGGAACTGCTTTTGGGGAACTAAATCGGCTCCTACCTTAGAGTAGGGTCTGACCCAGCACAATGGGAGTGACTGACCCAGCCTGTGACATAAGTGTATGCTGATTGGCCGAATGCACACGAAACACCAGTACCTGCAATTATTAAAAAGATGTGTACACAAACAgattatagcctatatatttactcCAAAAACTCTACCAACATGGAAAACAGTGATAGATGGACCTCTCAACCTTTACACTAAGGAGAAAATCCAACACAACTTTGAGGGGACAGAGTGACATGATTATGTATTTCTGCCCAGCTTACGACATTGTACTTCAACCACATGGCAAACGCTAATACTATTTCATATGCTAGCCAC
The window above is part of the Pseudorasbora parva isolate DD20220531a chromosome 23, ASM2467924v1, whole genome shotgun sequence genome. Proteins encoded here:
- the nsd3 gene encoding histone-lysine N-methyltransferase NSD3 isoform X3 produces the protein MDFSFSFMQGIMGNTIQQPPQLIDSANIRQDDVYEAISDPGDDGGQQNFESPLESGFSYPAEDLPVITNGYPTGVGTYEQQAKFALYSQFPNGSANGYGAIRNYGDHGLLLGEGTVLRPPVVQEKPPTHISPLPHPHHHHQPHHPPHHHHHQQQHHPHNPPLLPHHHHPPPASHLMPQVLPPPPPLLLPSSPPLLSPQESTVSNPTVQSIATPKKTSSPEIKIKIIKTYQNGRELFESSLCGDLLQEFQAGEASRRRHEQKKEKRKKRSSRHGACQEEESQQQCKGEEERSGVVHNPAQPSEGHVAFREEQPSSTLNSPKAEPKEQKVEKQFPSVITSTGSCQEYEIGDLVWAKVGTYPWWPCMVSSDPQSNVHIRLNTRGVKEYHVQFFGSVPERAWIHEKRIVVYQGESQFDELQAETLRKTTNPTEKQKLLKPQSQKERAQWKVGVGHAEAALQMTREERNENYTFIYIDKEPGAAATAAAAAASSTVAAADVTVAEPVTPPRATGKNRPERKQRRSKGSAGAKEEPVPRRQQPRRQCSINSSGEPSSPNKGEDDMEQEQPRSPPKPDPHPQKPSTPPVGTPWRTAAARKLLPLSITMKKLNVEIIKCDWQLPKQKVDLPKKTESEERPIDQVQSPEGSSDKAEPETCSSEEERAASPSGWSDQESAEHASAEQSTERKQQRRSVRSRSESEKSVEPVPKKKVKKEQAETAPQMDFKTGSQKGASEISDSCKPLKKRSRASTDVEMASSLYRDTSDSDSRGLNDPQTGFGKRSDSPATVDADGSDAQSVDSSLSRQGGSSSKKDTVCHVCETFGDSLVSCEGDCNRLFHPECIGSNGGTEGELLCPECKTGSHPCFSCKVMEGDVKRCSVNGCGRYYHDTCARKYTGITTDNRGLRCPQHSCATCCLDRDLHKAGKGRMMRCIRCPVAYHTGDGCVAAGSVLITPHIIICSNHSSSRKNGHFSSPVNVGWCFICARGGRLLCCEACPASFHPECLNMEMPEGTWLCGECRAGKKPHYKQIVWVKLGNYRWWPAEICNPRLVPSNIQSLKHDIGDFPVFFFGSHDYYWINQGRVFPYVESDKNFAEGQVGINKTFKKALEEAAKRFQELKAQRETKEALEQERNSRRPPPYKLIKSNKPVGKVQLHVADLSEIPRCNCKPTDERPCSQDSQCLNRMLQYECHPQVCPAGDRCHNQCFTKRLYPDTEVIKTSGRGWGLKTKQDLKKGDFVMEYVGELIDSEECKQRIRHANENHVTNFYMLTLTKDRVIDAGPKGNLSRFMNHSCSPNCETQKWTVNGDVRIGLFTLCDIPADTELTFNYNLDCLGNGRTSCHCGSENCSGFLGVKPKSAVVMEREEKVRNAKLKPKKRKLKTESKQTHEYYCYCCGEGGELVMCDKKDCPKAYHLLCLNLTKPPYGRWECPWHQCSLCQRSASSFCHFCPASFCREHERGQLAVSALDNRPCCSNHDPQRPLGPQANTSQVAVKKELLEPGEEGDDGNEEEEDDDEGGE
- the nsd3 gene encoding histone-lysine N-methyltransferase NSD3 isoform X1; this encodes MDFSFSFMQGIMGNTIQQPPQLIDSANIRQDDVYEAISDPGDDGGQQNFESPLESGFSYPAEDLPVITNGYPTGVGTYEQQAKFALYSQFPNGSANGYGAIRNYGDHGLLLGEGTVLRPPVVQEKPPTHISPLPHPHHHHQPHHPPHHHHHQQQHHPHNPPLLPHHHHPPPASHLMPQVLPPPPPLLLPSSPPLLSPQESTVSNPTVQSIATPKKTSSPEIKIKIIKTYQNGRELFESSLCGDLLQEFQAGEASRRRHEQKKEKRKKRSSRHGACQEEESQQQCKGEEERSGVVHNPAQPSEGHVAFREEQPSSTLNSPKAEPKEQKVEKQFPSVITSTGSCQEYEIGDLVWAKVGTYPWWPCMVSSDPQSNVHIRLNTRGVKEYHVQFFGSVPERAWIHEKRIVVYQGESQFDELQAETLRKTTNPTEKQKLLKPQSQKERAQWKVGVGHAEAALQMTREERNENYTFIYIDKEPGAAATAAAAAASSTVAAADVTVAEPVTPPRATGKNRPERKQRRSKGSAGAKEEPVPRRQQPRRQCSINSSGEPSSPNKGEDDMEQEQPRSPPKPDPHPQKPSTPPVGTPWRTAAARKLLPLSITMKKLNVEIIKCDWQLPKQKVDLPKKTESEERPIDQVQSPEGSSDKAEPETCSSEEERAASPSGWSDQESAEHASAEQSTERKQQRRSVRSRSESEKSVEPVPKKKVKKEQAETAPQMDFKTGSQKGASEISDSCKPLKKRSRASTDVEMASSLYRDTSDSDSRGLNDPQTGFGKRSDSPATVDADGSDAQSVDSSLSRQGGSSSKKDTVCHVCETFGDSLVSCEGDCNRLFHPECIGSNGGTEGELLCPECKTGSHPCFSCKVMEGDVKRCSVNGCGRYYHDTCARKYTGITTDNRGLRCPQHSCATCCLDRDLHKAGKGRMMRCIRCPVAYHTGDGCVAAGSVLITPHIIICSNHSSSRKNGHFSSPVNVGWCFICARGLLVHDHTDTILSSYTFKSHYLLTESNRAELMKLPMIPSSSSATKKNIGKGGRLLCCEACPASFHPECLNMEMPEGTWLCGECRAGKKPHYKQIVWVKLGNYRWWPAEICNPRLVPSNIQSLKHDIGDFPVFFFGSHDYYWINQGRVFPYVESDKNFAEGQVGINKTFKKALEEAAKRFQELKAQRETKEALEQERNSRRPPPYKLIKSNKPVGKVQLHVADLSEIPRCNCKPTDERPCSQDSQCLNRMLQYECHPQVCPAGDRCHNQCFTKRLYPDTEVIKTSGRGWGLKTKQDLKKGDFVMEYVGELIDSEECKQRIRHANENHVTNFYMLTLTKDRVIDAGPKGNLSRFMNHSCSPNCETQKWTVNGDVRIGLFTLCDIPADTELTFNYNLDCLGNGRTSCHCGSENCSGFLGVKPKSAVVMEREEKVRNAKLKPKKRKLKTESKQTHEYYCYCCGEGGELVMCDKKDCPKAYHLLCLNLTKPPYGRWECPWHQCSLCQRSASSFCHFCPASFCREHERGQLAVSALDNRPCCSNHDPQRPLGPQANTSQVAVKKELLEPGEEGDDGNEEEEDDDEGGE